The genomic region gagggacttgaggttgttttcgttggagagaaggaggaggagaggtgacttaatagagacatataagataatcagagggttagatagggtggatagtgaaagtctttttcttcggatggtgatggcaaacacgaggggacatagctttaagttgaggggtgatagatataggacagatgtcagaggtagtttctttacgcagagagtagtaggggcgtggaacgccctgcctgcagcagtagtagactcgccaactttaagggcatttaagtggccattggatagacatatggatgaaaatggaatagtgtaggtcagatggtttcacaggtcggcgcaacatcgagggccgaagggcctgtactgcgctgtaatgttctaattctaatgcctctgtttataaatccgtgctggctctccttattcactcaaacctctccaagtgcatgttgattttttccctgattattgtttgtaaaaccttgcccaccactgatgttaaactttgtctaccttatccaaacccacCATAATCCTCTGCATctccatcagatctcccctcaatctcctttgctccaagaagaacaaccccagcttctccaacctaaccttgtaactaaattccctcatccttggaactctttttgtaaatctcctctgcatcctctcaaggactttcacatccttcctaaagtgtagtgaccaaaactacccagagttttataaaggttcagcctaacttccctgtttttgtacttaatacctctgtttatgaagccaagACCCACATGCTCtgcaattactctctcaatatgtcctgccaccttcaaagatctatgcacatgaatctctctgtccttgcacactctttagaactgtgctgttaagtctatattgcctctccctatttgttcttccaaaatgcatcacctcacacttctctgtattcaattccatttaccacttgtctgcccattttgctagcctatcttgGTCCTGTTGCAGTGGATTGGTATCATTCTCtcagtttgccacacctccaggtttgctatcatcgacaaattttgaaatgttactctgtattcaatatccaagtcattatatatatatattaggtgAAAAACATTTGTGGGAAGGTGGAAAATATGTTTAAATTCATGTTCTGGTTGGAAAGACTGTTAAATATGAAGAGGTTTTTATTGAAAGGGTTgttaaaataattatttttaaaGATGTTTGCTTAAAAAGTTGTTTTATGAAGGTTTGAATTGTTTTGTACTGTTGCAAACACTGAAATGATGCCATAAAGTCTGGGGTGAGACAAAAGAAGCCACTCAAATTAAGCCCGGTTAGGAAAAAGGTATCAGAATTGTATCAGGTCAGGAAGGGGAAACAGTTGCAAAGCTGCAGAGAATGTGCAGCTTGGTACGTAGGCAGCTCTaaaaaaagatacaaaagcagAGTTCTCAGGGTCACAGAATATACAAGCAGGGACACAGAGACACAGGCACAGGAACAATACAGAAGAAGAAATACTGAAGAAGAACTCACACAGAAGAAGAAGCCCAGAGTAGAAGACATCAGAGAAGGACCAAAGACAACATCACCTGTGTCCAGGCAGCTTTGAGGAGCAAGGATTGAAAGCGGCTTGTCCACTATCACCTAGTGGTAAATATGTTGTTTAAGTATTTACTTAATACAAACTGTTGTCTTGTTGCTCCAAAACCATTGTCTTTTGCCCTTTATGTCTTGTTCAAGAACTCGGCTAAGGTTAGGGACCTTacacatttaccacaactcgctgctttctgtccttaagacaatttttttatccaagctgtcactgaccctcctattccatgagcctcaactttgttaagcagccttttatgtgatactttgtcaaatgctttcttaaagtccatatggacaaaatccattgcattcccttcaccaaccttcttcTGTTaagtcatcaaagaattcaattagattagtcaatcatgatctgccttttacaaatccgtgcttgctcttcttaattaactcaaacctctccaagtgcatgttgatttttttcccctgattattgtttgtaaaaccatacccaccactgatgttaaactgacaggcctgtagttacttggaatgtcattacaccctttcttgaataagcacGTCACAtttgccaatcctctggcacctccctcgtacctagggaagattggaagattatggcaagcccttccactttctccactcccacttcctttagcagcctgggatgcaagtcatctggaTCAAGTGACTTATGTACTCTGAGCATCATTAACCTTTCCAATACATACTTCCTATCAATgttcactccatccattacctctactatctctgcttctaccgaGATTTTTCCAgcattccttagtaaacactgatacaaagtactcaataaGTATTCTCGCCTTgctctgcgcctctaagcatatttcACCCtcattgtccctaataggacccacacTACCTCTTATGACCCCCTTACTCTTTACATACtggtcgaagatttttgggttccctcatatattaactgctattctattctccctgccagtcttattttcctcttcacttcccctttcaacttattgttTTTGGGCTGGTTCTTGTTTGAACAATTCACTTGACATGTATCATACATCatgtttttttgtttcatcatattctctatctcccttataATACCATGAgccttggctttggttcccctacctttcgcccttgttggaatgtacctagcctgtacttggaaacgtctcctccttaaagatctccCATTGTTTCGTTACATTTTATAAATTCGGTTTGGAATGTTtaatttgtggtggcttttattttttcattgtggccaagtggatgctgCGATGGTCAGTGGCAGaggaaaggtaaggtgtgggacttttAGTGAATTGGAAATTGGTGTTGTGGTTACTTGTATCACACCTGGATGAGTTCTTTATGGACAGCCGGGTCAGAAAGGGGCTGTTCAGGttggctcctcccttcctcttcctcctcatgcacctgctccttctcctccatcccatgctcctgctcctcagctgctcacaaTATGGCTGGTGGCAAGGGCTTTGCCCTCATGTTGGcaaggttttgctgcatgcagcagaccacaacaaatcTCGACACTGATCTTCCATGTACTACAGGGCTCCTCTAGGGAGttgcaggcagcagaagcattgtttcagtgTGCAAAGGTCAGGTCTGGAACATTTTATGTGGCAGCACGtctttcattatatgcatgctgtgcATGTATGTGAGGGTTGGCCACAGGAGTTATCAGCCATGTTGTCAGCcatgaccgaagaagggtcactgacccgaaacgttaactctgcttctcttttcacagatgctgccagacctgctgagtggttccagcatttcttgtttttattttgtcaGTCTTTGTTGCCCAGTTAGCCTTGTTTGCCATAGtggttcaaatgcagatggcacagcagactgGCTCATGACTTCTACTAGGATACTGGGCATTTACATGCATGATTCACTGCTGCCCATGGTCAgaaaccagctggacattgagagagtggaatctCTTTCAGTTCTGGTACAGGGCAGAGATGGCAAGCAACACCTGCAAAGCAATATGCAGGCAGTCAATATCACCCTACACCATGGAGAtgcctgcaatcctagcaaagctgCATGTTTGTgccacctgcttgtctctggcaagagagaatgaaacatAGTTAGCTCTTattgagcctcagtgacctcccttgtgcaatagtggatggcaaactgggagatgttcatCACCACggttaccttcacagccactggcaatgctgtccttgccgtGCTCTCAGGCTGCAGTTGTGGTTGCaacagatggcagatttcagtgaggatgtctttACAGCAGCATAGATGTCTCACAAATATTGTTCCTCACTaaagttcaggtaggagaatttctCCCTGAACATCCTGAATGGATAAGTCAGCAGAAAGTCCTTCAGCACTtggcacaccactccctgtagatctTTTTAACTTAAAATGACTACAGAATGCACCAAACTCTTGTAGAATCAAAacaaccagaagaaatcaaccagcatctGACCTGTATATAGTTGACGAACCCTTTGAATAGTGGTGCTGCAgggtccttcctgttgctgaacacCTGTTCAACTGTGCAGGGTTAAGAGAGGTTGTTTGTTGGAgaaatgtgctccaaaatggcacaGCTGGTGTCAAATCAACATTTCACACTGCCTGTTCTGAATACTTCTAGCAGCTATTCACCGCATGCTGTAAGAAGCTGTAATATTCTTGACTGACTTGATTATATTTTAAACGAAATTTGTGGTTGAGATTTGCAAAAGCTATTCAAACCGGAGGACATCGATAGTTCAGATAAAAGGTGAAGTGCTTTTTGCTTTAGCCAGTTTCTACAGATAAACAAGGTCTGTGATGAAAAACCAACAGTTTTGAAGCAATAGACTGCTCAGTAAGAGGCCAAGAATCGTAAATAGGGTCGAAACCAATAAACAGCCAAACTTCAAAGCTATGTTTTGCTTTGATGCAAAATTAGAACCTTTGTGAAACTTCATGTTTCAATAAGACTGATAAGAAATTAAAATAGACACAAAGAACATGGAGTCACAATATCTGTTCATGGATTTGTAAAACTCAACCATGGAGATAAAAGATAGACATGGCTGAACATGTTGTAAAAATGCTAAATCAGCTGGCTGAAGTGGTGCACAAAGTGTTTTGAAAGGTGCAAGAAAATGACATTGATTGATAATGCCAGggtttgtcttcttttgaaatgcacAGCACAGTGATTCCACAAGCAGGCTTTACTGGGGAAAAACATTTAAGAAACATGGAATTTATTAAGGCAGGATTTAACCCTATCATTTAAACAAAGAACTCAACATATGATTGGACAATAGGACAGTATGATCCTGTCAACGAAGCATCCATGCCCACCTTAGAAAGAAGGGTATAAAGATCATTGTAAAGAGTGATTCAGGACTGCAGCCAGGGaacttggtcagttgctgaagagtCTGATCAATGAGAGCTGACCACTCACCAGATGATTGCATGtatgactttttaaaatttatttgcaGCTAACTGGTGTATCGTATTGTTAACAGGTGTGttgctaatgggtgtattgtaTTGCTATCTGGTATTTCTACCAAACCTAGTAAAaacattagtgtttaatttgggcttcgagtgttgtctcattatttcttgtaattttCGTATCTGAACTGCAGAGTAACCTGTCAAGGGGTAGAAGATTTCGTCTTACAACGCTCTCACTCATATGGCGCCCGGCGTGATTTGCCCCACAAGTGTGTGCATGCCACGGATGCCATTTGGCAGCACTAAGTGTGCTTATAGCACCCAAAAAAAGGAGTTAATGAGCTCAATATCTGTTATCTAGGAAGTGTGAACTTTTGCTGATTGATACAAACCTGTACATTTGCTTCTGAAATGTTATCATTGCAAACAGTTAAATGCATCTAGAAGTAATCCTGTTTGTCAGTTTCTGATGGATACAAATTATTACCAAGTCCCATTTTGTGTCTCATAGTTTCATATGCAAAGACATTAGATGTTAGTAGGGAACTGTAATGTAATTATGACATCTGTGCAATTATTACCCAGCAGCGAATGTTTTACATGGTAAAAGTAATTATTAATAGATAGCAATTTAATTAGCAAAGAGGCAAACTCAGGTTGTAAATCAGATGTGAACCAAATAGATACTCagtaataacttatatttatatagcatttttaatcTGCCTAACATCCTAAAGCATTATACAGAGTAAAGTAATTATAAGACAATCAGAATGGTACAAAGAAACTaaaacagatacaaaataaatAACTACAATATTAAGAAAGTAGCCAAAACCATTGAAGTTTCAAGACTGGAAACAAATCAGAAAGGACTCAGGTGACATTTTATACAAAATTTACAATATTTTCTGTTGGATCTGAAACAACATCTTCCGAGAGAAGAGTGAATAGTACAAAGATGAATAAAGGAGTGCATCAAtgtagtcatagagttgtacagcatactggcccttcatgaaggtgcttccattattaatattttttgttgAAGGCTCGTGTttgaaagattgtgaaaattggttcatttgaaagactgaggagatatctggatttgttttttttaaaaggttactggaaggacacttcagattttaaaaaaatactaattggaagagacaatgaagtgctaaataaacataaggagccttgctggctattggagttgtttacagagaagtcacatatctagatttatggttgtcaggagttctGGCTTTCTGATTTGGGGTCGGACTGTTTGAATggtcagttggtgtgtatcctgcaaagagagaagccacccaactcatccttttccacctgttttgaaaaatcttctgagaatgtaGTGTGATGACTGAAACCacagatgcagtaattctcccgaaaagcctgcaagactactccttgacatctcctgaacagaactgctccagaaagattccagtgacagccatctacatgcacctggacaccagaccaaaggccaactggaacattccatattttttcctttttcttcaagaattgacaataacttggccaaagaatTTTTTtaattgatctctgcagagccagcttttcatttttctttatttttttctttaaccagtgtgtgtgcgtatgctagtataaatatctacccttataAAATaacctttcatatttcaaactgttaataagctttgcatctttattgaataagtcttgttttataataaatcaacaattttgttgtttattaaagacacctggttggctgatttttattctgaaactaatataaagtatataattggctgtattggtaactgcgtaaaacatttaaatatatgttgtgaccagtgaagtagtggaactagagaaggaCAGTGCATTCTTCCATACTCAGTCTTAACAAGTGGAAAAGCTGGACTGGAAAAATTATTTAATGTAATTGATTAAACCGAGCATCTGGAGTAAAATGATTTTAAGAATTGTGAAACAGCAACTTATCTATTTCAGAAAGCAGAGTTGAAGAATTTCTAGACAAATAAAAAAGGAATGATTGTTAGCTCATAGTAATTTGGCAGCTTGTTTGAAAGATGTTGCAATGAATTTCTGGTCCTTTATCTCACAAGATACAGCTTGTGTTCACATGAAGCCTCGTTTACACTGTTCGTACTCTAATTCATTCTTTCCTCAGACTTCAAAACTACAGTATTCCTTTCCTCCCTCAATCTTTGCTTTCTTCTACAATTTTCAGTTGTTAAAAACTGAAGCTTAGCACCAATCTAATCATTGCTTTAAATTAGTAACTTTATCCTTGACCTTTTTCATCCAAAGCAgcaggagctgggataaagcagcggGAGAGGGAGATGAGATAAATCAGTGGGAGTGGGAGCAGGACTGGGATAAAGCAGCGGGTGAGGGAGCTGAGATAAATCAGTGGGAGTGGGAgcaggagctgggataaagcagcggGAGAGGGAGCTGGGATAAGGCaatgagagagagagctgggataAAGCTTCTATCCTTAAAGGATTAATGATTGTATCTATTTCCTTTTGCCAACAAGCAGTTATTAACATAAGCTGTATAGTTCACTTGAAACATCTTGTATGATTCTTATCTACACAAAGACAAACATACACAGTTACAAATATACAACACACACATATTCAGAGCAAGCATACAGTCCCCTCTATTCATATTTGAACTGGCACCTATTAAGTAATCAATGTCAAAATTCACAAATGTGATCTTCTTCCCTAGGTAGTGGTGATTAAGCTCCTGCAAACATCGGACAAAGGTATACTTGGAGGCTGTGCTGGAAGTTTCCCAGCCATAAACTTTATCAAAATGCATGTCAAAGTGTGGATTATCCTAAAAATTAAATTCAAAAGACAAATTAGCTATTTTTTCATTAATTAATCATTACTAACTTTTGAAGGAAAGCATGCAACATTGTTAACTAAATAAGATGTTTCGGGAACATTTCTGCAGTGCAAATGCATCATTTCTCTTTGTTCCTTTCTCCTAGGGAGGTTTCTGTTTTCTCCGAGTTCACCTTAAGAAAGGCTAACAGTACAATCATATTCTAACACCAACATTCTTTGTTCAGCTCTTTACAAATGTTGGAGCTGAATTTCCTCAGAAATTCTGCCAGTGTCCCGCCAGAGTTAGAGTGGCGACCAGCAAACCACACGGAAAATGGTGGAGATCAAATTGCACTAGTTCTCTGCCATTTCTGGGAACGAATTCTTGGCCTTTTAAAGGAGCAGAATCTCTGTTTGCCTCTTTCAAGGCAAATAACACCAAGAGGGCAAGAGGACTCCTTACATTGGGTGTTCCCACGACTTAGCCTCCATAGGGATCTGGCCTATCAGTGGATGACAGAATACCCAGTTAGAGAAGAGTATCAGCCTCTACATAGGCTGATGTGAGCCCCACTGGTGGGGACCGGGCTAGACAGAATCTTTTAAGAAAAACTTGTGTAGATCGGCCCCTTTTCTCAGGAAGTCAAGAGGAACAGGGACTGGGGTGTGAGGCAGTCTAGGAAACCTTAATGCAAATGATGTGCAGGCATCAAGATTTCCAGCTGTGATGAGTGCTGGAGATATGCCTGATGTGCTGCTTGCACTGCTTGTGCAGTGGTAATGAGATGCCCTCCCACTGATCTTGCAAACTCTGGCAAGTTAGCACTGGCAGGCACAATCCAGTCATGACAGCTAAGATTGCAACCCATAGATAGTTGACCCACCTGGCCGACaagcaaacattaaaaaaaaactttaaaaattacACGTACCTGGGACATTTCTGGCCCCAATTCTGCTGCTGACAGAGTTCACCAATGGCTCTGGCACAGGTCATTACAGCTACGTTTCCAGTTAAAATTGCATAGAGgttcaatgtcatagagtcatagagttatactgcacagaaacaggccctttagcccatcgtgtctgtgccggccatccagcacctaactattctaatcccattttccagcatttggcccatagccttgtatgctatggcgtttcaagtgctcatctaaatacttcttaaatgttgtgagggttcctgcctctaccaccacttcaggcagtgcgttccagattccaaccaccctctgagtgaa from Heterodontus francisci isolate sHetFra1 chromosome 1, sHetFra1.hap1, whole genome shotgun sequence harbors:
- the exoc1l gene encoding exocyst complex component 1-like — protein: MAALLRKALKKKIFCPNGERLFAVIEVMTATQEDERYYLCSSVTNCKEVQITFVKNVTSSQNEQFEKINTWYLEDLKLVDGKEADQDNPHFDMHFDKVYGWETSSTASKYTFVRCLQELNHHYLGKKITFVNFDIDYLIGASSNMNRGDCMLALNMCVLYICNCVCLSLCR